One stretch of Candidatus Zixiibacteriota bacterium DNA includes these proteins:
- the murJ gene encoding murein biosynthesis integral membrane protein MurJ, translating into MSISKEKNDSLVRSAGLVSGATAFSRVLGLVREQVMAYFFGAGFATDAFVVAFRIPNLLRDMFAEGALSAAFIPIFKEKAVKESTDEAFKLANVVISAVLVVVGLIVLLGIVAAPAIVYLMAHGFTDSPDKFDLTVGMARVMMVYLLLVSLSALVMGMLNSFGRFGIPALSPAMFNLGTVLTVICLYRYYDQSIYTLAIGVVVGGVGQVAVQLPSLLRIGYRFRFCLSLLDEGLKKVGRLLLPMIAGLSAGRVNILISTLLASFLMEGAMSYLSYAYRLMHLPLGVFAVALGTVALPKASEMVARGETTKLGRTYEEAIGANLFVVVPSAVFLAFMGREVIELIYQWGAFTAISSGRTTLALLHFSYGLIGFAAVRVTVAFFYAVKDSRRPMKASLIAVGVNLVLYYPMIRLLDFAGLAAATSIAGIVNFLLLLRWLPSTGIQVSMAHVGLKFFRILIAAMAAFHVAQLMPYQFVFDPATLTGRIIQLVVPMIVAGLLYLLFCLILRVQELSLLRRLLIRK; encoded by the coding sequence TTGTCAATCAGTAAAGAAAAAAATGACTCCCTGGTGCGATCGGCCGGATTGGTCTCGGGGGCAACTGCTTTCTCACGTGTTCTGGGCCTCGTACGTGAGCAGGTCATGGCCTATTTCTTTGGCGCTGGTTTCGCAACCGATGCCTTCGTGGTTGCGTTCCGAATCCCTAACCTGTTGCGAGATATGTTCGCTGAGGGAGCACTTTCTGCCGCTTTTATCCCCATTTTCAAAGAAAAGGCAGTAAAGGAATCAACAGACGAGGCCTTCAAACTGGCTAATGTTGTCATTTCCGCTGTTCTAGTAGTTGTGGGGCTGATCGTGCTATTGGGTATCGTTGCCGCCCCGGCGATAGTTTATTTGATGGCTCACGGATTTACAGACAGTCCGGACAAGTTCGATTTGACTGTAGGAATGGCACGCGTGATGATGGTCTATCTGTTGCTTGTTTCGTTGTCGGCGTTGGTAATGGGAATGCTCAACTCCTTTGGACGGTTTGGGATTCCGGCTCTTTCACCAGCTATGTTCAACCTGGGGACGGTGCTGACGGTCATTTGTTTGTATCGCTATTATGATCAGTCCATCTATACGCTGGCGATTGGAGTAGTAGTTGGGGGTGTTGGTCAGGTCGCTGTGCAGTTGCCATCACTTCTGCGAATTGGATACAGATTCCGCTTTTGCCTATCCTTGCTCGACGAAGGGTTGAAAAAAGTGGGGCGGTTATTGTTGCCGATGATAGCCGGCCTATCGGCAGGTCGGGTTAATATACTGATCTCGACTCTGTTAGCGTCCTTCCTGATGGAGGGAGCCATGTCGTATCTGAGCTACGCTTATCGTCTCATGCATCTCCCTCTGGGTGTCTTTGCGGTGGCTCTGGGAACGGTGGCGTTGCCGAAGGCCTCAGAGATGGTGGCTCGTGGTGAAACGACTAAGCTTGGTCGAACGTACGAGGAAGCTATCGGGGCCAACCTGTTTGTGGTGGTTCCATCAGCAGTCTTCCTGGCGTTTATGGGGCGTGAAGTCATTGAGTTGATCTATCAGTGGGGAGCGTTCACGGCTATCTCGTCCGGGCGAACAACCCTGGCTCTGCTTCATTTTTCTTACGGGCTGATTGGTTTCGCGGCAGTGCGGGTGACGGTAGCTTTTTTCTATGCTGTCAAAGATTCACGCCGACCGATGAAGGCTTCCCTTATTGCGGTGGGCGTCAATCTTGTTTTGTACTACCCAATGATACGCCTTCTGGATTTCGCGGGTTTGGCAGCGGCTACTTCGATTGCCGGGATTGTCAACTTTCTATTGTTGTTAAGGTGGCTGCCAAGCACCGGGATTCAAGTATCGATGGCTCATGTTGGCCTCAAGTTTTTCCGGATTCTGATTGCAGCCATGGCCGCATTTCATGTAGCTCAGTTGATGCCTTACCAATTTGTTTTCGATCCAGCTACTCTAACGGGAAGGATTATTCAATTGGTGGTGCCAATGATTGTAGCCGGTCTGTTGTATCTGTTGTTCTGTTTGATTCTAAGAGTACAGGAGCTCAGTCTGCTCAGACGTCTATTGATTCGAAAGTGA
- the rpsT gene encoding 30S ribosomal protein S20, which translates to MPQHKSCAKRMKTSAVQRDRNRAFRTRYRSAIRDLRAETNAEEAARKYRLTVSMIDQATTRGLLHKNNAARNKARLAVMVNKLS; encoded by the coding sequence GTGCCGCAACATAAATCCTGCGCTAAACGGATGAAAACCTCCGCCGTACAACGCGACCGCAATCGAGCGTTCCGTACTCGGTATCGGTCCGCCATCAGAGACTTGCGCGCCGAAACTAATGCCGAAGAAGCCGCTCGCAAGTATCGCCTGACAGTCAGTATGATCGACCAGGCAACTACTCGTGGCCTGCTTCACAAGAACAACGCCGCCCGGAACAAAGCCCGGTTGGCAGTAATGGTGAACAAGCTGAGCTAA